In Rhododendron vialii isolate Sample 1 chromosome 9a, ASM3025357v1, the following are encoded in one genomic region:
- the LOC131301995 gene encoding protein FAR1-RELATED SEQUENCE 5-like, whose product MDDNVQGTGKNVVIDICDDSSNDGENDEKRLDELTEEEVYQMTFDMHEDGETFYNAYAKVNGFSIRNYNMHKDNVGIVKSRKWVCSKEGYRDTKHLEREDRIRGPQALTRVGCPAVFSVTLERSSGKYLVNNFVSFHNHPLIGPRGIPFLRSHRKVSSSDKASANTMHKVGIKTSHIMDFAAQQSGGYESVGYTQKDLYNHFTAQRNIEVADGDAEGALAYLCAKAENDPLFYYKYDVDEQNRLNNLFWRDVTCRIDYMCFGDVLIFDATYRSNAYRKPLVILAGVNSHFQTTIFGCALLTTETVEAYTWVLERFLDSMDHKKPVSVMTDGDKAMRRAIKTVLPNVNHRLCKWHLKKNAVSNVHVPGFLADFEKCMSLSTEEEFEVAWKNLLDDYSLHQSQWAVDVYKKKTLWAEAYLRGIFFAGAKSTQRVEGMNAYMNRFLKLRLKLFEFVQAFDRALAKLRHNEAKGQVESVNSTPVLSTCMKRIEKHAADTYTRGIFNKFLKEIKKEQSLFKVDKVEFEDFRIYYLSRYQQPDATWSVNYQPNDGIMKCSCLKFESIGFPCQHMISVMKMEHMREIPSCLILQRWTKTAKSFPLHGSTPMPEWVTQTTRFGALSSACVEMCYYASHITKGYNEIKEEITKLTSRMRELYVLHVEEEKRNMRQNDNVEGTSMHFGVGDPVIIKGKGTHNLAKDFIPKIRKCGNCREPGHIRTKCPKLVHGDNVGNMNEDEDTYESDVSVIHQQSFTGRDSSIYHPSFIHTDYTTNGCESSVNPNLTANWSRNSESVQAQFYGSNVGGWEDDFGQDL is encoded by the exons ATGGATGACAATGTTCAGGGGACTGGAAAGAATGTAGTGATTGACATTTGTGACGACTCTAGCAATGATGGCGAAAATGACGAAAAACGGTTGGATGAATTAACGGAAGAAGAAGTTTATCAAATGACATTTGACATGCATGAGGATGGAGAAACATTCTATAATGCATATGCCAAAGTGAACGGCTTTAGTATTCGGAACTATAATATGCATAAGGACAATGTTGGTATCGTGAAGTCAAGAAAGTGGGTATGCTCGAAAGAAGGATATAGAGACACTAAACACTTGGAGAGAGAAGATCGAATAAGAGGGCCGCAGGCACTTACTAGAGTTGGATGTCCTGCTGTATTTAGTGTCACATTGGAGAGAAGTTCTGGCAAGTACTTGGTTAATAACTTTGTGAGCTTCCACAACCATCCCTTGATAGGGCCTCGTGGTATCCCTTTTCTTCGCTCTCACCGGAAGGTTAGTAGTTCTGATAAAGCCTCGGCCAATACTATGCATAAAGTTGGTATTAAAACAAGTCACATAATGGATTTTGCGGCACAACAATCCGGTGGATATGAGTCTGTCGGATACACGCAAAAAGATCTTTACAATCATTTTACAGCTCAGCGCAATATAGAGGTTGCAGATGGTGATGCAGAAGGTGCCTTAGCCTACTTGTGTGCGAAAGCCGAAAATGACCCCTTATTCTATTATAAATATGACGTGGATGAGCAAAATCGGCTAAATAATCTGTTTTGGAGAGATGTAACATGTAGGATAGATTATATGTGTTTTGGAGATGTGCTAATATTTGATGCGACTTATCGGTCGAATGCGTATCGGAAGCCATTGGTGATACTAGCTGGAGTTAATAGTCACTTTCAAACAACAATTTTTGGTTGTGCATTGTTGACTACTGAGACTGTTGAGGCTTATACATGGGTGTTGGAAAGATTTCTTGATTCCATGGACCACAAGAAGCCTGTGTCCGTGATGACCGATGGGGATAAGGCTATGCGGAGAGCAATAAAAACTGTGTTACCTAATGTTAATCATCGTTTATGCAAATGGcatcttaaaaaaaatgctgTCAGTAATGTCCATGTTCCCGGATTCTTAGCTGACTTTGAGAAATGCATGTCATTGTCAACTGAAGAAGAGTTTGAAGTTGCATGGAAGAATCTTTTGGATGACTATAGCCTTCACCAAAGCCAGTGGGCGGTAGATGTTTATAAAAAGAAGACCTTATGGGCAGAGGCATACCTGCGAGGTATTTTTTTTGCGGGTGCAAAAAGCACACAACGTGTTGAGGGAATGAATGCATACATGAATCGATTCTTAAAACTACGTCTCAAGCTTTTTGAATTCGTACAAGCGTTTGATAGGGCTCTTGCAAAACTTCGTCATAACGAGGCTAAGGGACAAGTTGAAAGTGTGAATAGTACTCCGGTTCTTTCTACATGCATGAAACGAATTGAAAAACATGCGGCTGATACATATACTCGGGGCATATTTAACAAGTTTCtcaaagaaattaagaaagagCAATCATTGTTTAAGGTGGATAAAGTTGAGTTTGAAGATTTTCGGATTTACTACTTATCTCGATACCAACAGCCGGACGCCACGTGGAGTGTCAACTATCAGCCGAATGATGGCATCATGAAATGCTCTTGCTTGAAATTTGAGTCAATTGGGTTTCCATGTCAGCATATGATCTCAGTAATGAAAATGGAGCATATGAGAGAAATTCCCTCTTGTTTGATCTTACAAAGGTGGACAAAAACGGCGAAATCCTTCCCTCTACATGGCAGCACACCAATGCCAGAATGGGTCACGCAAACGACAAGGTTTGGGGCATTGTCAAGCGCATGTGTCGAAATGTGTTATTATGCTTCTCACATAACGAAGGGATATAATGAGATCAAAGAAGAAATCACCAAGTTAACATCCAGAATGAGGGAGCTCTATGTGTTACATGTTGAGGAGGAGAAAAGAAATATGAGACAAAACGACAATGTTGAGGGGACATCTATGCATTTTGGTGTTGGCGACCCAGTCATTATCAAAGGTAAAGGGACCCATAATTTGGCCAAGGACTTCATCCcgaaaataagaaaatgtgGCAATTGTAGAGAACCTGGTCACATAAGAACCAAATGCCCCAAATTAGTGCATGGAGATAATGTGGGAAACATGAATGAGGATGAAGACACATATGAATCAGATGTGAGCGTTATTCaccaacaatcatttaccgggCGAGACTCATCGATATATCACCCATCGTTTATTCACACTGATTACACAACCAATGGTTGTGAATCCAGTGTCAACCCTAATTTG ACTGCTAACTGGTCAAGAAATTCCGAGAGTGTTCAAGCTCAGTTCTATGGCAGCAACGTTGGAGGATGGGAAGATGATTTCGGACAAGATTTGTGA
- the LOC131301999 gene encoding uncharacterized protein LOC131301999 has translation MMRARFLWFTIGFTSAAAAMTHFVFQDLWADRQSLSSQLQENFDAVDARVSNLEQVMPSNSTPPQDEENLN, from the exons ATGATGAGAGCAAGATTCCTGTGGTTCACAATCGGATTCACGTCAGCCGCCGCGGCGATGACTCACTTCGTCTTCCAAGATCTCTGGGCCGATCgccaatctctctcttcccaa TTGCAGGAAAACTTCGACGCTGTAGACGCGAGAGTGTCCAACCTCGAACAGGTCATGCCCTCCAATTCCACCCCACCTCAG gatgAAGAAAATTTGAATTGA
- the LOC131302007 gene encoding uncharacterized protein LOC131302007 translates to MKIANALIADSLMWEIYSTIKFRGHVIRQLQNDGPTKRDVSYVVNASSAMDKTSEGCCKEILRSYMSRHYCGDLDGAYEVIEKNCAGSMSVKVAKSALRNMLPFPLYKKIHCSYIEA, encoded by the exons atgaagattgccaatgcctTGATTGCTGATTCACTG ATGTGGGAAATCTACTCCACAATCAAGTTTCGCGGAC ACGTGATTAGACAGCTTCAGAATGATGGACCCACCAAGCGGGATGTCTCATATGTAGTCAATGCTTCGAGTGCAATGGATAAG ACTAGTGAAGGCTGTTGCAAAGAAATTTTACGTTCTTACATGTCAAGGCACTATTGTGGAGATCTTGATGGTGCCTATGAG GTGATTGAGAAAAATTGTGCAGGGTCTATGAGCGTCAAAGTTGCAAAATCTGCATTGCGGAATATGCTTCCTTTCCCCCTGTACAAAAAGATACACTGTAGTTATATTGAAGCCTGA
- the LOC131302008 gene encoding uncharacterized protein LOC131302008: MHTVSDCRTTTGDIRVANTTKRMASLSLDQFVKLDESGKSEKECLAGFPDETRDEAEEKKEDVMLKAPEIFSKSIMFLAPVVTPSPVVDNFRPPRLFMESEFARCQRMKKEHDPAAVFMSRMGGTDLRSCIDPPFDFSPSVVPMAVFSYATKGRDEDELKDKR; this comes from the exons ATGCATACTGTTAGCGATTGCCGCACCACCACCGGAGATATTAGGGTTGCAAACACAACCAAACGcatggcctctctctctctcgatcaatTTGTAAAGCTGGACGAATCTGGAAAAAGCGAAAAGGAATGCCTCGCTGGATTCCCTGATGAGACTCGCGATGAAgctgaagaaaagaaagaagatgtCATGCTGAAGGCTCCTGAG ATTTTTTCCAAGAGTATAATGTTTCTTGCTCCCGTTGTCACCCCATCACCTGTTGTTGACAATTTCCGTCCGCCGCGCCTATTCATG GAGTCAGAGTTCGCCCGTTGCCAGAGGAT GAAGAAAGAACATGATCCCGCAGCAGTTTTTATGAGCAGAATGGGAGGCACAGATTTACGGTCATGCATCGATCCACCTTTTGATTTCTCACCATCAGTGGTGCCTATGGCCGTATTCTCTTATGCAACAAAGGGGCGTGATGAGGATGAGTTGAAGGATAAACGCTAG